Proteins encoded within one genomic window of Salipaludibacillus agaradhaerens:
- the yidC gene encoding membrane protein insertase YidC, producing MGKTSVFTRHKKAIVLIAAAVLMMLTLSGCQASTEPIDSETAGFFNHFVVFPFSFAIKFLAGIFNGSYGLSIIFMTFIIRLCLLPLMMKQYNNQLTMREKMAVLKPEMDEVQKKYKDKKNREDQQKMQQEMMALYQKHNFNPLTSMGCLPMLIQFPILIGFYWAIMRTPEIAQQTFLWFNLGETDMILPFIAAGVYLIQFKVSQKGMDPAQQKQMAILGYITPVMMGMFSFNVAAALPLYWSVGGLFLIMQTLLFKWLYREKNEALKAVVAPK from the coding sequence GTGGGAAAAACATCTGTATTCACTCGTCATAAAAAGGCCATTGTTCTCATTGCAGCAGCCGTATTAATGATGCTGACGCTGAGTGGCTGTCAAGCAAGTACTGAGCCTATCGATTCTGAAACAGCAGGGTTCTTTAATCATTTTGTTGTGTTTCCGTTCTCATTTGCGATTAAATTTCTTGCTGGGATTTTTAATGGAAGTTACGGATTATCGATTATCTTTATGACGTTTATTATTCGCTTGTGCCTGTTGCCGCTTATGATGAAGCAATATAATAATCAATTGACAATGCGGGAAAAAATGGCTGTGCTGAAGCCAGAAATGGACGAGGTGCAAAAAAAATATAAAGATAAGAAAAACAGGGAAGACCAGCAAAAAATGCAGCAGGAAATGATGGCTCTATACCAGAAGCATAACTTCAACCCTTTAACTTCAATGGGTTGCTTGCCGATGCTGATTCAATTTCCGATTCTTATCGGGTTTTACTGGGCCATTATGAGAACACCTGAAATAGCACAGCAAACCTTCTTATGGTTTAACCTAGGGGAAACGGATATGATTCTGCCGTTTATTGCAGCTGGGGTTTATCTCATCCAGTTTAAAGTGTCACAAAAAGGCATGGATCCAGCTCAACAAAAACAAATGGCGATACTAGGTTATATCACGCCGGTTATGATGGGTATGTTTTCATTCAATGTGGCTGCGGCTCTACCTTTATATTGGTCTGTGGGTGGACTTTTCCTCATCATGCAGACACTATTATTCAAATGGCTTTATCGTGAAAAGAACGAAGCATTAAAAGCAGTTGTTGCACCTAAATAA
- the queF gene encoding preQ(1) synthase — translation MAHSREEEVQLLGNTQVEYKTDYAPEILEAFENRHPHRNYFVKFNCPEFTSLCPKTGQPDFATIYISYIPDKKMVESKSLKLYLFSFRNHGDFHEDCMNTILDDLVSLMDPRYIEVWGKFTPRGGISIDPYVNYGKPDSKWEAFAEQRLLQHDLYPETIDHR, via the coding sequence ATGGCTCACAGCCGAGAAGAAGAAGTACAATTATTAGGTAATACACAGGTGGAATATAAAACAGACTACGCTCCAGAGATTTTGGAGGCATTTGAAAACCGGCATCCGCACCGTAACTACTTTGTAAAATTCAACTGCCCTGAATTTACAAGTCTCTGTCCAAAAACGGGACAGCCTGATTTTGCCACAATTTATATCAGTTACATCCCTGATAAAAAAATGGTGGAAAGTAAATCATTAAAGCTTTATTTATTTAGCTTTAGAAATCATGGGGATTTTCATGAGGATTGCATGAATACGATTCTCGATGACCTCGTGTCATTAATGGACCCTCGCTATATTGAAGTATGGGGTAAGTTCACCCCCCGTGGCGGCATTTCCATCGACCCTTACGTTAATTATGGGAAACCCGATTCAAAATGGGAAGCTTTTGCAGAGCAACGCTTGCTTCAGCATGATCTCTATCCTGAAACGATTGATCATAGGTAA
- a CDS encoding ATP-binding protein: MKGSYMWKRKGIRAYFLRTSLLLLTVILFIIGALSVYTYHEQSQLAEKKQELRDKAELTESINSTLNNLIFRGRTYLAFQSEEDLERVFIHLSGLDLLLNQMNAYTLSADEEVLYRQLEEFIVNYEFSLMPQAISFVENDDYEGLREFWNEGTNESVMSYLSRTAAMENKLSSQVTNLYDETVEAANFQSFLGLILMGATMLLYMIALSGVLTRLVKPLESLTEAADDLAAGRDVTLEIVDRQDELGSLSNAFHNMARSISEKEEELTAQYEELQCQQIELQQYLTSMKTSNEKLELFNQLNHAISLSLNKEAFITSIFNYINKLYLFDKSIFTLTSERIYKARGASEKTVDRFIQSDKSDLIIRLQQDRHVVIKRKSENAEQGMADDPIDVYDLYSGVMDAEKKVMAIFSATRIGQPFSDEEISEIDGIMNRASLALERTVIYEEMETSRKLSQDIIDNLNEGIMFVSVKGEVLQYNEAVCQMVKCEGVLREENVDLHGWFDKFTRYVQDSDGLANFISKFINDDIHGTMNYQYEVETDRDVRVINVYGTSVYHNQERVGTIFVHRNITKEYELDKMKSELVSTVSHELRTPLSSVLGFTELLLTKSLKPERQKKYLDTIYKEAQRLTNLINNFLDLQRMEAGTQAYTMETKRMDKVVMDVMNNFKHEKQHYLKFVDESLDARVKMDEARIQQVLTNLLSNAIKFSPDGGDITVTLRNHDSMLMVTVEDEGLGIPEEHMDTLFSKFQRIDQHDRKKIGGTGLGLAISREIIENHEGSIWVESELGKGTTFSFNLPLMRHVITATEQEGAPISQKGSVMIVEDDASLALLLSEELKTNRFRVIHHFDPVSAYHDSVQQSFSAIVVDLMLGEEMDGWDLIKKLKETPETQTIPIIISSALDKSEDKMREFGIKDYLTKPYPPDELSKTLLQFVSSNERKEGEVLFPDDSPPSVS; this comes from the coding sequence ATGAAAGGAAGCTACATGTGGAAGCGAAAAGGCATAAGAGCTTATTTTTTACGAACATCCCTGCTTCTTTTAACTGTTATTCTTTTCATTATAGGGGCGTTAAGTGTTTACACGTACCATGAGCAGAGTCAATTAGCTGAAAAAAAGCAAGAGTTAAGAGACAAAGCAGAGCTTACAGAAAGCATTAATAGTACATTAAATAACCTTATCTTTCGTGGAAGAACCTATTTAGCATTTCAAAGTGAAGAAGACTTGGAACGGGTCTTTATCCATTTATCTGGGCTGGACCTATTGCTTAATCAAATGAATGCTTACACGTTGTCAGCAGATGAGGAAGTGCTTTATCGTCAGCTTGAAGAATTCATTGTTAATTATGAATTTTCTTTAATGCCCCAAGCCATATCGTTTGTAGAAAATGATGATTATGAAGGGCTGCGGGAATTTTGGAATGAAGGAACAAATGAGTCTGTTATGAGCTACCTTTCGCGCACAGCCGCGATGGAAAATAAACTATCATCTCAAGTGACGAACCTCTATGATGAAACAGTTGAAGCGGCTAATTTTCAAAGTTTTTTAGGCTTAATTTTAATGGGCGCGACGATGTTGCTTTATATGATAGCTCTTTCAGGTGTGTTAACCCGATTAGTTAAACCTCTGGAAAGCTTGACTGAAGCAGCTGATGATTTGGCAGCAGGTAGAGACGTCACACTAGAAATTGTGGATCGGCAAGACGAGCTCGGATCATTGTCAAATGCCTTTCATAATATGGCTAGGAGTATTAGTGAAAAAGAAGAAGAGTTAACTGCGCAATATGAAGAATTGCAATGCCAACAGATAGAATTACAGCAATACCTTACGTCTATGAAGACGTCCAATGAAAAACTTGAATTATTCAATCAGCTAAACCATGCCATCTCACTTAGTCTAAATAAAGAAGCTTTTATCACCTCCATTTTTAATTACATTAATAAGCTTTATTTATTTGATAAAAGTATTTTTACGCTCACTTCTGAGCGGATTTATAAAGCGAGGGGAGCTTCAGAAAAAACGGTAGATCGCTTTATTCAATCGGATAAAAGTGATTTAATTATTCGCTTGCAACAGGATCGTCATGTGGTAATTAAGCGAAAATCGGAAAATGCTGAACAAGGAATGGCTGATGACCCGATTGATGTGTACGATCTTTATTCAGGCGTGATGGACGCTGAAAAGAAAGTCATGGCAATTTTTTCTGCAACACGGATTGGTCAACCGTTTTCAGATGAAGAGATAAGTGAAATAGACGGTATTATGAATAGGGCGTCACTTGCATTAGAGCGCACGGTTATTTATGAAGAAATGGAGACATCGCGTAAACTGAGTCAGGATATTATTGATAACCTTAATGAAGGCATCATGTTTGTCTCCGTTAAAGGCGAGGTACTGCAATATAATGAGGCTGTTTGCCAAATGGTCAAGTGTGAGGGTGTGCTTCGTGAGGAGAACGTGGATCTACATGGATGGTTTGATAAGTTTACTAGGTATGTTCAAGATTCCGACGGTTTAGCAAATTTTATTAGCAAGTTTATTAATGACGATATTCATGGCACGATGAACTATCAATATGAAGTAGAAACAGATCGGGACGTCCGAGTCATAAACGTCTATGGCACGAGTGTGTATCATAATCAGGAGAGAGTTGGCACCATCTTTGTGCATCGGAATATTACGAAAGAATATGAGTTAGACAAAATGAAATCTGAACTCGTAAGTACTGTAAGTCATGAACTGCGAACCCCTTTATCAAGTGTACTTGGTTTTACAGAGTTATTGCTAACTAAAAGCTTGAAACCGGAAAGACAAAAGAAGTATTTAGATACGATTTATAAGGAAGCGCAGAGGCTGACGAACTTAATTAATAATTTTCTCGATTTACAAAGGATGGAAGCTGGTACACAAGCTTATACTATGGAAACAAAACGAATGGACAAGGTCGTTATGGACGTCATGAACAACTTTAAACACGAAAAACAACACTATTTAAAATTTGTTGATGAAAGCTTAGATGCTAGAGTGAAGATGGATGAAGCTAGGATTCAACAAGTGCTTACAAATCTTCTGAGTAATGCGATTAAGTTTTCTCCCGATGGCGGAGATATTACAGTGACCCTAAGAAATCATGATAGTATGTTGATGGTCACCGTGGAGGACGAGGGGCTTGGTATTCCAGAAGAGCACATGGATACACTTTTCAGTAAATTCCAACGAATTGACCAACACGATCGGAAAAAAATCGGTGGTACAGGGCTTGGGTTGGCTATCTCTAGGGAAATCATTGAAAATCATGAAGGAAGTATATGGGTTGAATCTGAATTAGGAAAAGGAACCACTTTCTCCTTTAACTTACCACTTATGCGTCACGTGATTACGGCGACAGAGCAAGAAGGCGCTCCTATTTCGCAGAAGGGCTCTGTAATGATTGTTGAGGATGACGCCAGTTTAGCGCTCTTACTTTCTGAAGAGCTTAAAACAAACAGATTTCGAGTTATTCACCATTTTGATCCAGTGAGTGCTTATCACGATAGTGTTCAACAATCATTTTCCGCTATTGTTGTCGATTTAATGCTCGGTGAAGAGATGGATGGCTGGGACTTAATTAAGAAACTAAAAGAAACACCTGAAACTCAAACAATTCCTATTATTATCTCATCTGCTCTTGATAAATCCGAAGATAAAATGAGGGAATTTGGTATTAAAGATTATTTGACAAAGCCTTATCCACCTGACGAATTGTCCAAAACACTGCTACAATTCGTTAGCTCAAACGAAAGGAAAGAAGGAGAAGTACTGTTCCCAGATGACTCTCCACCTTCTGTTTCATAA
- a CDS encoding class I SAM-dependent rRNA methyltransferase gives METTIKINMRFSKKYRAGYPLLLKEAVVNPNKLVEEGQILNVIDEEGTFIGRGYYGLQNKGLGWILTDKKDEAVDEGLFRRKLIKAFGRRRPFFEDERTTAFRLFNGEGDGIGGLTIDYFDGYYLINWYSEGIYRFKKTIIEALASHSAYRGIYEKKRFATDGKYVEDDDFIMGERGEFPLIVKENDVNIAVYLNEGAMVGVFMDQRHVREALFNKYAKGRTVLNTFSYTGVFSVFAALGGAEKTTSVDLANRSREKTIEQFSINKVDPANQHIIVEDVFAFFKRAEKRGDRYGLVILDPPSFARSKKYTFSAAKDYLGLLQQAIRLTEENGIIVASMNHAGVSRKKFRRVIDQSFREEGVGYKILESHSLPEDYRINQDYPEGNYLKVAIINRLGHWEEE, from the coding sequence ATGGAAACGACCATTAAAATAAATATGCGTTTTTCAAAAAAGTATCGAGCTGGGTATCCACTGTTACTTAAAGAAGCAGTTGTTAACCCAAACAAACTCGTTGAAGAAGGACAAATTCTAAATGTTATTGACGAAGAAGGAACATTTATTGGGAGAGGTTATTATGGCTTGCAAAATAAAGGACTTGGCTGGATTCTCACCGATAAAAAAGATGAAGCTGTTGATGAAGGGCTATTCCGACGTAAATTGATCAAGGCATTTGGAAGGAGGCGTCCGTTTTTTGAAGACGAGCGTACTACTGCTTTTCGTCTCTTTAACGGAGAAGGGGATGGTATTGGCGGATTGACAATTGATTATTTTGACGGCTACTATTTGATAAATTGGTACAGTGAAGGAATATACCGCTTTAAAAAGACGATTATAGAGGCTCTCGCGTCACATTCTGCCTATCGGGGGATCTACGAGAAGAAGCGATTTGCTACCGATGGTAAATATGTAGAAGACGATGATTTTATTATGGGGGAACGGGGAGAGTTTCCACTTATCGTGAAAGAGAACGATGTGAACATTGCTGTCTATTTAAATGAAGGTGCAATGGTCGGGGTGTTCATGGATCAGCGACACGTTCGTGAAGCTCTGTTTAATAAATATGCAAAGGGAAGAACAGTCCTTAATACGTTTTCATATACAGGTGTGTTTTCAGTATTTGCTGCGTTAGGCGGTGCTGAAAAAACCACAAGTGTCGATTTAGCGAATCGGAGTCGGGAGAAAACGATTGAACAGTTTAGTATTAATAAAGTAGATCCAGCCAATCAGCACATTATCGTTGAGGATGTGTTCGCCTTTTTCAAACGGGCGGAGAAGCGGGGCGATCGTTATGGACTTGTTATTTTAGACCCGCCTAGCTTTGCCAGATCTAAAAAATATACATTTAGCGCTGCAAAAGACTATTTAGGATTATTACAGCAAGCCATTCGCCTCACTGAAGAAAATGGCATTATAGTTGCTTCTATGAACCATGCTGGTGTGAGTCGAAAAAAATTTCGTAGAGTTATCGACCAATCATTTAGAGAAGAAGGGGTAGGCTATA